The following are from one region of the Eubacterium sp. MSJ-33 genome:
- a CDS encoding FtsX-like permease family protein yields MRAYRKNIRRTIGQSMGRYLAILAIIALGVGFFSGLKVTKPGMVETGNNYLREYNFYDFRLLSSIGFDTEAVEEMRKQDHVLEADGSYYEDMIYEDTDGKEKVLRAQSITEHVNTLELRDGRMPEADDECVVDAYQFKGQDIIGQEIEIADSNTKDTKDAFAHKKYKVVGTVNSPMYINIERGTTTLGNGRVSAFIFIPEDGFSFDAYKEIYVKSQDSYDIYTDAYDDFIDDVTPDMETALQEVTDNRYDRLVTELGRKLVEDAVEKQQQELQAMMQDAQIDTLTQEQIAQMEQLQPLTQEQQDALVQEYGEQAAKEAFGEVKTYVLDRSTNVGYMCYDNDTNIVDGVAKVFPIFFFLIAALVCSTTMTRMVDDERGQIGTYRALGYTNGSIMAKYLIYSGSSAFLGCVIGFFGGSYLFPYVISEAYKMLYDFGTGIEFYFSPGLFVICLIVSLFCSMGTAFLACINELRCMPAELIRPKAPAAGKRILLERIPFIWKPMKFLHKVTARNVFRFKKRMFMMLLGIAGCTALVLTGLGVKDSVSNLAEFQYGDIDTYDMEVTLKGTYNKDIQQEVEDAVGDGFESSTALFKSTVEYHAASAIKTVYLIAAEPEDLDGFVKFDMTTKNGSYPGNGEVMLSKKIAEIADVTVGDPITLHDTDAGDVTLTVSGIFENYVWHYAYITPECYEQYFDKTCDPNTMYVHVDTDSTAYEAGGKLSALSPVMSVSVVADIKDRVENMMKMMDAVVGLVIGSAGALAFIVLFNLSNINITERVREIATIKVLGFYPGETGSYVFRENLVLTLMGIVVGLPLGCLLHRFVMSQIQVDMVAFATRIMNISYLYSVLIVLAFLIVVDLVMRRKIDKIDMAESLKSIE; encoded by the coding sequence ATGCGGGCATATAGAAAAAATATACGTAGAACAATTGGACAGAGTATGGGACGTTATCTGGCAATTCTTGCAATCATTGCGCTTGGTGTTGGATTTTTCTCCGGCCTCAAAGTGACGAAACCCGGCATGGTGGAAACCGGCAATAACTATCTGCGGGAGTATAATTTCTATGATTTTCGGCTGCTTTCTTCAATTGGATTTGACACGGAGGCTGTGGAAGAAATGCGGAAGCAGGATCATGTGCTGGAGGCAGATGGTTCTTATTACGAAGATATGATTTATGAAGATACGGATGGCAAGGAGAAGGTGTTGCGGGCACAGTCCATTACGGAGCATGTGAATACACTGGAACTACGGGATGGGCGTATGCCGGAAGCGGACGATGAATGTGTGGTGGATGCATATCAGTTCAAGGGACAGGATATCATCGGACAGGAAATCGAGATTGCGGACAGCAATACGAAGGATACAAAAGATGCATTTGCACATAAGAAATACAAAGTTGTCGGTACAGTGAATTCACCGATGTATATCAATATTGAACGAGGCACGACAACGCTTGGAAATGGGCGGGTCAGTGCGTTTATTTTCATTCCGGAAGACGGATTTTCCTTTGATGCATATAAAGAAATCTATGTGAAAAGTCAGGATTCCTATGACATTTACACGGATGCATATGATGATTTTATCGACGACGTCACCCCGGATATGGAAACAGCATTGCAGGAGGTTACGGATAATCGGTATGACCGGCTTGTGACAGAGTTGGGCAGGAAACTTGTGGAGGACGCGGTTGAAAAACAGCAGCAAGAATTACAGGCGATGATGCAGGATGCACAGATTGATACGCTCACGCAGGAGCAGATAGCCCAGATGGAACAGTTACAGCCGCTTACACAGGAACAGCAGGATGCGCTCGTACAGGAATATGGAGAACAGGCGGCGAAGGAAGCATTTGGTGAAGTGAAGACTTATGTGCTGGATCGTTCAACTAATGTCGGGTATATGTGCTATGACAATGATACGAACATCGTCGATGGCGTGGCAAAGGTATTCCCAATCTTTTTCTTCCTGATTGCGGCACTTGTCTGTTCGACAACGATGACACGTATGGTAGATGATGAGCGTGGACAGATCGGAACGTACCGGGCACTTGGCTATACAAATGGAAGCATCATGGCGAAGTATCTGATTTATTCCGGAAGTTCAGCATTTCTTGGATGCGTGATTGGTTTTTTCGGAGGAAGCTATCTGTTCCCGTATGTAATATCTGAGGCGTATAAGATGTTGTATGACTTCGGAACAGGTATCGAATTTTATTTTTCACCGGGACTTTTTGTAATCTGCCTGATTGTATCGCTGTTTTGCTCAATGGGAACGGCGTTCCTTGCCTGCATCAATGAGCTTCGGTGTATGCCGGCAGAGCTGATCCGGCCGAAAGCACCGGCAGCGGGTAAGCGAATCTTACTGGAACGGATTCCTTTTATCTGGAAGCCAATGAAATTCTTACATAAGGTAACAGCACGAAATGTATTCCGTTTTAAGAAGCGTATGTTTATGATGCTGCTTGGTATTGCCGGATGTACGGCGCTTGTCCTGACGGGGCTCGGAGTGAAGGATTCGGTATCGAATCTGGCAGAATTCCAGTATGGAGATATCGATACTTACGATATGGAAGTAACCTTGAAAGGCACATATAACAAGGATATACAGCAGGAGGTGGAAGATGCTGTCGGCGATGGCTTTGAATCATCTACGGCACTCTTCAAAAGCACGGTAGAATATCATGCAGCTTCCGCAATTAAAACAGTGTATCTGATTGCTGCAGAACCGGAAGATTTAGATGGCTTTGTGAAGTTTGATATGACAACAAAGAATGGCTCTTATCCGGGAAACGGTGAGGTGATGTTGTCAAAGAAAATTGCGGAGATTGCAGATGTGACGGTTGGCGATCCGATTACCCTGCATGATACGGATGCGGGAGATGTGACGCTTACGGTATCGGGAATCTTCGAAAACTATGTATGGCACTACGCATATATCACACCGGAATGCTACGAGCAGTATTTTGACAAGACCTGTGATCCGAACACTATGTATGTACATGTCGATACGGACAGTACCGCCTATGAGGCAGGCGGAAAACTATCTGCTCTCTCCCCGGTGATGAGTGTCTCGGTTGTAGCAGACATCAAAGACCGTGTGGAGAATATGATGAAGATGATGGATGCGGTTGTCGGACTTGTTATCGGCAGTGCGGGCGCTCTTGCATTTATCGTGTTATTCAACTTAAGCAATATCAATATTACGGAGCGTGTGCGGGAAATCGCAACCATCAAGGTACTTGGCTTTTATCCGGGAGAGACAGGATCGTATGTTTTCCGGGAGAATCTCGTACTGACACTGATGGGAATCGTTGTCGGACTACCGCTCGGCTGTTTGTTACATCGGTTTGTTATGTCCCAGATTCAGGTCGATATGGTGGCATTTGCAACGAGAATCATGAATATCAGTTATCTGTATAGCGTTTTGATTGTACTGGCATTCCTGATTGTTGTGGATCTGGTCATGCGCCGGAAAATTGATAAAATAGATATGGCGGAATCGTTGAAGTCTATCGAGTAA
- a CDS encoding CBS domain-containing protein: MNIFSILIPKHTLTYLNANDPLNQAVAFLLGTTYTAIPVVDDQGHYVGIASEGDFLRAVMGYGRENLAKYKVADIVNKDEGAKVLNTVEKDEIMERILDRNFLCVVDDRDCFIGIITRKSIILYLKN, translated from the coding sequence ATGAATATTTTTAGTATATTGATTCCGAAGCATACATTAACGTATCTGAATGCAAATGATCCTTTGAATCAGGCGGTTGCGTTTTTGCTTGGTACAACGTATACTGCGATTCCGGTTGTGGACGATCAGGGACATTATGTCGGAATTGCCAGCGAAGGGGATTTTCTTCGTGCGGTCATGGGGTATGGACGGGAGAATCTTGCCAAGTATAAGGTAGCGGATATCGTTAATAAGGATGAGGGCGCTAAGGTATTAAATACTGTGGAAAAAGATGAGATTATGGAAAGGATTCTGGATCGGAATTTTCTTTGTGTGGTAGATGACCGGGATTGTTTTATCGGAATTATCACACGAAAGAGTATCATTCTGTATCTGAAGAACTAA
- a CDS encoding substrate-binding and GGDEF domain-containing protein → MRKNIGLLIDDLNTEYTSAAVKGAELGARAIDANMYIFPGMYLDNTQFFDKHLQYEYQYNTLFQFANDNHLDILYIMMGMIGCRINLEARRKFLAQFLGIPVVILYTDMPGYPSIIFDNQGAFMHGIRHLIVDHGAKKIGFVSGPKTNIDAMERLSAYRKVLEEQNIPYNENYVVYGNFEENSDKLIGAFVSTHPELDAIIFANDEMAKGGYHVFNKLGIKVGKDLLAISFDNAPFASTLNPPLTTIEANAAELSYTAIVRMNDFLDDTSVQRTQRVATHYIHRCSCGCANYDYDSLASKLCLIDLLDEEKRPDVLRHIMNYLFSTYTGTDIILQLKDDLSVFFRLVCDLTHSDDIAADRLDIKTIFTQIVEQPIFSYTSVEFFVNLLFSLQFVLERQIADPEKRIAFVDVFSSMFQHLSISNFRTYQKQYSSMSQITHLVDEISANLSQSKLMELPFESVLKNMSSIGVHASFLYTYKHPINHPRDTAFRKPDSLLLRAYTIENQSFGVPKSEQLVTVNSIFNNTKLRQDKRRTYILAPLFSQEQLLGLIVCDTDIEYFNMIPSLGIHISAALKTLLLLEQQQEISAHLQQNLDQMSKHNLILKEISKTDQLTGLYNRWGFLDYVKTITENPMNKNREILVLYADMDNLKMINDKYGHDEGDFALREIGSILKEAFRNTDVISRFGGDEFVAFALLGIPNYEKIMKHRISEITERHNQMVQKPYRIEMSIGICEVTCSKDLDIEKVLEQADKKLYIEKKAKKEKRK, encoded by the coding sequence TTGAGAAAAAACATTGGATTACTAATCGATGATTTGAATACTGAATATACATCTGCGGCGGTGAAAGGTGCTGAATTGGGGGCACGTGCCATTGATGCCAATATGTATATATTTCCTGGTATGTATCTTGATAATACTCAATTTTTTGACAAGCATCTGCAGTATGAATATCAGTACAACACCTTGTTCCAATTTGCAAATGATAATCATCTGGATATTCTCTATATTATGATGGGAATGATTGGTTGTCGTATAAATCTGGAAGCACGTCGGAAATTTCTTGCTCAGTTTCTTGGAATTCCTGTTGTGATTCTCTACACAGACATGCCGGGATATCCTTCTATTATCTTTGATAATCAGGGAGCATTTATGCACGGTATTCGTCACCTGATTGTCGATCATGGTGCAAAAAAAATCGGTTTTGTAAGCGGACCGAAAACAAACATCGATGCCATGGAACGTTTGAGCGCATATCGGAAAGTTCTGGAAGAACAGAACATTCCATACAATGAAAATTATGTTGTGTATGGCAATTTCGAAGAAAACAGTGATAAATTAATTGGAGCATTTGTCTCTACACATCCGGAATTAGATGCTATTATCTTTGCGAATGATGAGATGGCAAAAGGCGGATACCATGTATTTAACAAGCTTGGAATCAAAGTTGGGAAAGATCTTCTGGCTATTAGCTTCGACAATGCTCCGTTTGCATCTACGTTGAATCCGCCACTTACGACCATTGAAGCAAATGCGGCAGAATTATCGTATACGGCAATCGTCCGCATGAACGATTTCCTAGATGACACATCCGTACAGCGTACACAGCGTGTTGCAACACACTATATTCATCGTTGTTCCTGCGGCTGTGCGAATTACGACTATGACTCTCTTGCTTCAAAGCTCTGTCTGATTGATCTCCTCGATGAAGAAAAAAGACCGGATGTGTTGCGGCATATCATGAATTACCTGTTCAGCACATATACCGGGACTGACATTATTCTTCAATTAAAGGATGATTTGTCTGTATTCTTCCGTCTGGTCTGTGATTTAACACATTCGGATGATATTGCGGCAGACCGTCTCGACATAAAAACAATATTTACACAGATTGTAGAACAGCCGATCTTCTCTTATACTTCGGTTGAGTTTTTTGTTAATCTGCTGTTTTCTCTACAATTTGTACTGGAGCGGCAGATTGCGGATCCGGAGAAACGGATTGCCTTTGTTGATGTATTTTCATCGATGTTCCAGCATCTTTCTATCTCCAACTTCCGTACCTACCAGAAGCAATACAGCAGTATGTCACAGATTACACATTTGGTAGATGAGATCAGTGCGAACCTGTCACAGTCGAAATTAATGGAGCTTCCATTTGAATCGGTCCTGAAAAATATGAGTTCCATCGGAGTCCATGCATCCTTCCTGTACACATATAAACATCCAATCAATCATCCACGTGATACAGCCTTCCGCAAACCGGATTCCTTACTGTTACGTGCATATACAATTGAGAATCAGTCATTTGGTGTACCAAAGAGTGAACAGCTTGTGACGGTCAACAGCATATTTAATAACACAAAGCTAAGACAGGATAAGCGAAGAACTTACATTCTGGCACCGCTCTTCTCCCAGGAACAGTTGCTTGGCCTGATTGTATGCGATACGGATATCGAATATTTTAATATGATTCCATCTCTTGGCATCCATATTTCGGCAGCTTTAAAGACATTGCTCCTGTTAGAACAGCAACAGGAAATCAGTGCACATCTGCAGCAGAACCTAGATCAGATGTCCAAGCATAACCTGATCTTAAAAGAGATATCGAAAACAGATCAATTAACCGGTTTATACAACCGCTGGGGTTTCCTGGATTATGTAAAAACCATTACAGAGAATCCAATGAACAAAAACCGTGAGATTCTTGTGCTTTACGCAGATATGGATAATCTGAAAATGATCAACGATAAATACGGACATGATGAGGGTGATTTTGCACTTCGTGAAATCGGTTCCATCTTAAAGGAAGCTTTCCGTAACACCGATGTTATCTCCCGTTTTGGTGGTGATGAATTTGTTGCATTTGCCCTACTCGGCATACCGAATTATGAAAAGATCATGAAGCATCGTATTTCTGAGATTACAGAGCGTCATAACCAGATGGTTCAGAAACCATATCGGATAGAGATGAGTATTGGTATATGTGAAGTAACCTGCTCCAAAGATCTTGACATTGAGAAGGTCCTGGAACAGGCAGATAAAAAACTTTACATTGAAAAGAAAGCAAAAAAAGAAAAGAGAAAGTAG
- a CDS encoding 3-deoxy-7-phosphoheptulonate synthase: protein MGLHMVKAVPTPEEIRAAHPMDKELQEIKAKRDAEIKKIFTGESDKFIAIIGPCSADYENSVLDYLCRLAAVAEKIKDKVLVIPRIYTNKPRTNGSGYKGMLHQPNPEDKPDFIEGVKAIRKMHIKAIRETGLTAADEMLYTDNWPYLEDILSYVAIGARSVENQAHRLTSSGIDVPVGMKNPTSGDFAVMLNSCVAAQAKHTFLFSGYEAKTDGNPLAHCILRGSLSKSGRSIPNYHYEDLKYLAEAYGKYKLVNPACIVDANHNNSGKKWDEQPRIVNEILHSRRHSDEVKHLVKGVMVESYIEDGNQPIGGGCYGKSITDPCLGWKKTERLLLEMAEQL from the coding sequence ATGGGTTTACATATGGTAAAGGCGGTTCCAACGCCGGAAGAGATTCGCGCAGCGCATCCGATGGACAAAGAGTTACAGGAGATTAAGGCAAAAAGAGATGCCGAGATTAAAAAGATATTTACCGGTGAGTCCGATAAATTCATCGCAATCATCGGTCCTTGTTCTGCGGATTATGAGAATTCTGTGCTTGATTATCTGTGCAGACTGGCAGCAGTTGCGGAGAAAATCAAGGATAAGGTATTAGTAATTCCAAGAATCTATACAAACAAACCACGTACGAACGGTTCCGGATATAAGGGCATGCTGCATCAGCCAAACCCGGAGGATAAGCCGGATTTTATCGAGGGTGTAAAGGCAATCCGTAAGATGCATATCAAAGCAATCCGAGAGACAGGGCTTACAGCAGCCGATGAGATGCTGTATACAGATAATTGGCCATATCTGGAAGATATACTTTCTTATGTAGCAATCGGAGCAAGAAGTGTGGAGAACCAGGCACATCGTCTGACATCCAGTGGTATTGATGTTCCGGTAGGAATGAAGAACCCAACGAGTGGCGATTTCGCTGTTATGCTCAATTCCTGTGTGGCTGCACAGGCAAAGCATACGTTCCTGTTTTCGGGATATGAGGCAAAGACGGATGGAAATCCATTGGCACACTGTATCCTGCGTGGATCTTTGAGCAAGAGCGGACGTTCGATTCCAAACTATCATTATGAGGATCTCAAATATCTTGCAGAGGCATATGGCAAGTACAAGCTTGTAAATCCTGCATGTATCGTGGATGCAAATCACAATAACTCCGGTAAGAAGTGGGATGAGCAGCCTCGTATCGTGAATGAGATTCTGCACAGCAGAAGACACAGTGATGAAGTTAAACATTTGGTTAAGGGTGTTATGGTAGAGAGCTATATCGAGGATGGAAACCAGCCAATCGGTGGTGGATGCTATGGTAAGTCTATCACAGATCCGTGTCTTGGATGGAAGAAGACAGAGAGACTGCTTCTGGAGATGGCAGAGCAGCTGTAA
- a CDS encoding iron-containing alcohol dehydrogenase family protein translates to MQYYIPTKVYQEIDAVKVHAEELSDYGSCALIVTGKYSARANGALADVEAALNVYGKKHVQYDEIEENPSVETVMKATEFGKRNGVDYVIAIGGGSPMDAAKAIAIMLANPEENADYLYESVAHTKALPVVTIPTTCGTGSEVTGVAVLTVHAKRTKASLPHRVFPVLALADPKYLKTASRKVIGQTAIDALGHMIESYLNRTATDYSRMFVAQGLKVWARSKDALLGMREMTDEDYSNFLLASTLAGMAIAQTGTTIPHSLSYAITYELGVPHGIAIGYFLPGYIREADAADQEYLLSAIGFASVDEFADFFQVVSDCGILPEENIRQVVDNVAENKAKLALCPYPLDKEVLLRIASWGK, encoded by the coding sequence ATGCAATATTATATACCAACAAAAGTATACCAGGAGATAGATGCAGTAAAAGTACATGCGGAGGAGCTGTCAGACTATGGAAGTTGTGCACTTATTGTGACAGGGAAGTATTCTGCGCGGGCGAATGGGGCACTGGCAGATGTGGAAGCAGCACTCAATGTATATGGAAAGAAACATGTGCAGTATGATGAGATTGAAGAGAATCCATCTGTAGAAACGGTGATGAAGGCAACGGAGTTTGGAAAGAGAAATGGCGTGGACTATGTAATTGCAATCGGCGGCGGTTCTCCAATGGACGCAGCGAAGGCAATTGCGATTATGCTTGCCAATCCGGAGGAGAATGCAGATTATCTGTATGAGAGTGTTGCACATACAAAGGCACTTCCGGTTGTGACAATTCCGACGACTTGTGGAACCGGTTCGGAGGTCACGGGAGTTGCTGTGCTTACCGTACACGCGAAGCGGACAAAGGCATCGCTGCCGCACCGTGTATTTCCGGTGCTGGCATTAGCTGATCCGAAATATTTGAAGACTGCATCGCGGAAGGTCATCGGACAGACTGCGATTGACGCGCTTGGACATATGATTGAGAGTTACCTGAATCGGACGGCAACGGATTACAGTCGGATGTTTGTTGCTCAGGGACTAAAGGTATGGGCACGAAGCAAGGATGCGCTGCTTGGTATGCGCGAGATGACAGATGAAGATTACAGCAATTTTCTGTTGGCATCGACACTTGCGGGTATGGCGATTGCACAGACGGGAACGACAATTCCGCATAGTTTAAGCTATGCGATTACCTATGAGCTTGGCGTGCCACATGGCATTGCAATCGGATATTTCCTGCCGGGCTATATTCGTGAGGCAGATGCAGCAGATCAGGAATATCTGTTATCAGCAATTGGATTTGCTTCAGTGGATGAATTTGCAGATTTCTTTCAGGTGGTGAGCGATTGTGGTATCCTGCCGGAGGAAAATATCCGTCAGGTTGTCGATAATGTAGCCGAAAACAAAGCGAAGCTTGCGCTTTGTCCATATCCTCTCGACAAGGAAGTGCTGCTTCGAATCGCGAGCTGGGGAAAGTGA
- a CDS encoding HAD hydrolase-like protein, whose amino-acid sequence MYKYVFFDLDGTITEPEEGIINGVLYALSRFGITVEDRTTLYPYIGPPLRDSFRDYHGLSEEDTEQAILYYREYYSTKGIYQNDIMPGMEQAFWTLRKHGCHLYVATSKPELYAKQILENLKLDGYFDIIAGSTFDKARDTKAAVIEYLITSIAANQIKPAVDDIIMVGDRKFDVLGAREFGIDTIGVLFGYGSKEEFDACACRYVAADAKEMVKMILQ is encoded by the coding sequence ATGTATAAGTATGTGTTTTTTGATTTGGATGGAACGATAACGGAGCCGGAAGAGGGCATTATCAACGGGGTATTGTATGCGCTTTCAAGGTTTGGTATTACAGTTGAAGATCGTACCACCCTGTATCCATATATAGGCCCTCCGCTTCGCGATTCTTTCCGGGACTATCACGGGCTGTCAGAGGAAGATACCGAACAGGCAATTCTTTATTACCGTGAATATTACAGTACGAAGGGAATTTATCAAAATGACATTATGCCAGGGATGGAACAGGCGTTTTGGACATTACGGAAACATGGGTGTCATCTCTATGTGGCAACATCAAAGCCGGAGCTTTATGCAAAGCAGATTCTGGAAAATCTGAAGTTGGATGGATATTTTGATATTATTGCAGGGAGTACCTTTGATAAGGCAAGAGATACGAAGGCGGCGGTGATTGAATATCTGATTACAAGTATTGCAGCAAATCAGATAAAGCCAGCGGTTGATGATATTATTATGGTTGGTGACCGAAAATTTGATGTGCTTGGTGCCAGAGAATTTGGGATTGATACGATCGGCGTGTTGTTTGGATATGGAAGTAAGGAAGAGTTTGATGCCTGTGCCTGTAGATATGTTGCAGCCGATGCAAAAGAGATGGTGAAGATGATTTTGCAATAG
- a CDS encoding DUF951 domain-containing protein, giving the protein MDFQIGQCIQMKKPHPCGGNTWEIQRVGMDFRLKCRTCGHMVMIPRRTVEKGFRGFVE; this is encoded by the coding sequence ATGGATTTTCAGATAGGACAGTGTATTCAAATGAAAAAACCACATCCGTGTGGGGGTAATACATGGGAGATTCAACGAGTAGGCATGGACTTTCGATTGAAATGCAGAACTTGTGGTCATATGGTTATGATTCCACGGCGCACAGTAGAAAAAGGTTTTCGCGGATTCGTAGAATAA
- a CDS encoding ABC transporter ATP-binding protein translates to MSYVEFKNVSKTYKTGDVRVEALKDASFEIGKGEICVIVGQSGAGKTTLLNILGGMDRLTEGEVYLDGTAVSDYNKKQLATYRRRDIGFVFQFYNLIPNLTALENVEIASQLSKDPMNPSEVLVHVGLEERMNNFPAQLSGGEQQRVAIARALAKNPKLLLCDEPTGALDYETGKAILKLLQDCSRKRGMTVVIITHNQALTAMADRIIKVKSGKIASVKMNEQIVPVEEIEW, encoded by the coding sequence ATGAGTTATGTAGAGTTTAAGAATGTAAGCAAAACCTATAAGACCGGAGATGTCAGGGTTGAAGCCTTAAAGGATGCATCCTTTGAGATCGGGAAGGGCGAGATCTGTGTCATCGTAGGACAGTCGGGGGCAGGTAAGACCACCCTGCTGAATATCCTTGGCGGTATGGACCGTCTGACCGAAGGCGAAGTGTATCTGGATGGCACAGCGGTTTCGGATTACAACAAGAAGCAGCTTGCAACGTACAGGCGGCGGGATATCGGATTTGTATTTCAGTTTTATAATCTGATTCCGAACCTGACTGCTCTGGAGAATGTCGAGATTGCATCACAGCTATCCAAAGATCCGATGAATCCGTCAGAGGTGCTTGTTCATGTCGGACTGGAAGAACGTATGAATAATTTCCCGGCACAGCTATCCGGAGGCGAGCAGCAGCGTGTGGCAATCGCACGTGCGCTTGCAAAGAATCCGAAGCTTCTGCTCTGTGATGAGCCGACAGGAGCTCTTGATTACGAGACGGGAAAGGCAATCTTAAAGCTGTTGCAGGATTGCAGCCGGAAGCGTGGCATGACCGTTGTGATCATTACCCACAATCAGGCACTTACGGCGATGGCAGACCGGATCATCAAAGTAAAGAGTGGTAAGATTGCTTCGGTGAAGATGAATGAACAGATTGTACCGGTAGAAGAAATTGAGTGGTGA
- the fba gene encoding class II fructose-1,6-bisphosphate aldolase, translating into MLVSATEMLKKAKAGHYAVGQFNINNLEWTKSILLTAQELNSPVILGVSEGAGKYMTGFKTVAAMVKAMDEELGITVPVALHLDHGTYEGCYKCIKAGFTSIMFDGSHYPFEENLAKSTELVNVAHQLGLSIECEVGSIGGEEDGVVGMGECADPEECKTIADLGVDMLAAGIGNIHGKYPANWKGLSFETLDAIQQKTGVMPLVLHGGTGIPADMIKKAITLGVSKINVNTECQLSFQEATRKYIEAGKDLEGKGFDPRKLLAPGAEAIKATVKEKMELFGSVGKA; encoded by the coding sequence ATGTTAGTTTCAGCTACAGAAATGTTGAAAAAGGCTAAGGCTGGTCATTATGCAGTTGGTCAGTTCAACATTAATAACCTTGAGTGGACAAAGTCAATTCTTTTAACAGCACAGGAATTAAACTCCCCTGTTATCCTTGGTGTATCTGAGGGTGCCGGAAAGTATATGACAGGATTCAAGACAGTTGCAGCTATGGTTAAGGCTATGGACGAGGAACTTGGAATCACGGTTCCGGTAGCACTGCATTTGGATCATGGAACATACGAAGGATGTTATAAGTGTATCAAGGCTGGCTTCACATCTATCATGTTTGATGGTTCTCACTATCCATTCGAAGAGAACCTTGCAAAGTCTACAGAGCTTGTAAATGTAGCACATCAGCTTGGTCTTTCTATCGAGTGTGAAGTTGGTTCGATCGGTGGAGAAGAAGACGGCGTTGTAGGTATGGGTGAGTGTGCAGATCCTGAGGAATGTAAGACAATCGCAGACCTTGGCGTAGATATGCTTGCTGCAGGTATTGGTAATATTCATGGTAAGTATCCGGCAAATTGGAAGGGACTTTCTTTCGAGACATTGGATGCAATCCAGCAGAAGACAGGTGTTATGCCATTGGTACTTCACGGTGGTACAGGCATTCCTGCTGATATGATCAAGAAGGCAATTACACTTGGTGTATCTAAGATCAATGTAAATACAGAGTGTCAGCTTTCATTCCAGGAAGCTACAAGAAAGTACATTGAAGCTGGTAAGGATCTTGAAGGTAAGGGATTTGATCCACGTAAGCTCCTTGCACCGGGTGCAGAGGCTATCAAGGCAACAGTAAAAGAGAAGATGGAACTTTTCGGATCTGTTGGAAAGGCTTAA
- a CDS encoding CarD family transcriptional regulator, producing MFHVGDYIVYGSNGICRVEEITHPDIAGIDADKLYYVLVPEKTRDSRLFCPTDNSRVVLRSVISAEEADALMKEVKGIEPLQVESERMRDDSYKKAMKSCDLRQCVQVIKALLIRKQEREAHGKKVTVTDERYMKLAEDGLYSELALVLGKEREEIKEKFLDYCKQ from the coding sequence GTGTTTCATGTAGGAGATTATATCGTATATGGAAGTAATGGCATATGCCGGGTGGAGGAAATTACACATCCGGATATAGCAGGAATTGATGCAGACAAATTGTATTATGTGTTAGTGCCGGAAAAGACAAGAGACAGCCGTTTGTTCTGCCCGACAGACAACAGCCGGGTGGTACTGCGAAGTGTCATTTCTGCCGAGGAGGCGGATGCTTTGATGAAAGAAGTGAAAGGAATCGAACCGCTGCAAGTGGAAAGTGAGAGAATGCGGGATGACAGTTATAAAAAGGCTATGAAAAGCTGTGATCTCAGACAGTGTGTTCAGGTAATCAAGGCTTTGCTGATTCGAAAACAAGAACGTGAGGCACATGGAAAGAAAGTAACTGTCACAGATGAGAGGTATATGAAGCTGGCGGAAGATGGTTTGTACAGCGAGCTTGCCCTGGTGCTTGGAAAAGAGCGTGAAGAGATTAAAGAGAAATTTTTGGATTATTGTAAGCAATAG